One segment of Rhipicephalus sanguineus isolate Rsan-2018 chromosome 6, BIME_Rsan_1.4, whole genome shotgun sequence DNA contains the following:
- the LOC125758894 gene encoding nicotinamide phosphoribosyltransferase-like, translating to MTPWGPAGESAACRQVMHAFPSGPASVASDAYHAANCCEHVWGQDLRHLVEARAELHGGMLIVRLQSGDPPEIIVEVLEILGRYYSVTVNSLGFRELPPYVRLMHSDGVTLEMAEAVLANVKANRWSAQNVLLASDGTLMREPRGPAQRFAFQCSAAIVRGQEKEVHRNPVTDTKLSSKKGRLTLQHSGSGYITVEHGQGNPEEDCLMHVFKDGHLLVEQTFEDIRRRSQEPLGHLLNA from the exons ATGACCCCGTGGGGTCCGGCGGGGGAGTCGGCAGCGTGTCGCCAGGTTATGCACGCGTTCCCCAGCGGGCCGGCCTCAGTGGCCAGCGACGCCTACCACGCGGCGAACTGCTGCGAACACGTCTGGGGTCAGGACCTGCGCCACCTGGTCGAAGCCCGCGCAGAGCTCCATGGCGGCATGCTCATCGTCAGGCTGCAGTCCGGCGACCCTCCAGAGATCATCGTCGAG GTCTTGGAGATACTTGGGAGGTACTACTCGGTGACGGTGAACTCGCTCGGCTTTCGCGAGCTGCCGCCCTACGTGCGTTTGATGCACAGCGATGGCGTAACGTTGGAGATGGCAGAAGCCGTGCTGGCTAATGTCAAGGCGAACCGCTGGAGCGCCCAAAATGTGCTTCTGGCCAGCGACGGCACCCTCATGCGTGAACCACGAGGACCAGCGCAGCGCTTCGCCTTCCAGTGCAGTGCAGCCATCGTCCGCGGCCAAGAG AAGGAAGTACACAGGAACCCAGTGACTGACACTAAATTGAGCTCCAAGAAAGGAAGACTGACTTTACAGCATTCTGGCAGTGGATACATCACAGTAGAACATGGCCAGGGAAACCCTGAAGAG GATTGTCTTATGCACGTGTTTAAGGATGGCCACCTCCTTGTGGAGCAAACATTTGAAGACATCCGAAGACGTTCCCAAGAGCCTTTAGGCCACTTACTCAACGCATAG
- the LOC119397676 gene encoding nicotinamide phosphoribosyltransferase-like has product MTQHDGHLPLSIKAVLEGSLIPTRNVLFTVENTDTAVPWLTGWFQTLLMQTWYPTTVATHAWHYKELLARYLHETCGSTASIPYQLHDFGCGGASSAESAAIGGAAHLVNFLSSDNIAGIRLVSQYYGFPMAGYSYPSTEHR; this is encoded by the exons ATGACG CAACACGATGGCCATCTGCCCCTCTCGATCAAGGCAGTGCTTGAAGGCAGCCTGATCCCAACACGCAACGTCCTCTTTACTGTAGAGAACACGGACACTGCAGTACCGTGGCTCACCGGATGGTTTCAG ACCCTACTGATGCAGACATGGTACCCGACTACGGTGGCGACTCACGCATGGCACTACAAGGAGCTACTGGCGAGGTACCTACACGAAACATGCGGCTCCACAGCTTCTATACCGTACCAGCTCCATGATTTCGGCTGCGGCGGTGCTTCTTCTGCCGAA TCGGCTGCCATTGGAGGCGCGGCACACTTGGTGAACTTTCTGAGCAGCGACAACATAGCCGGGATTCGCCTCGTCAGCCAATACTACGGCTTCCCAATGGCGGGGTACTCTTATCCTTCCACAGAGCACAGGTGA